One part of the Ziziphus jujuba cultivar Dongzao chromosome 2, ASM3175591v1 genome encodes these proteins:
- the LOC107429160 gene encoding receptor-like protein 35 encodes MESQVQTSFCWGLPFILLLLCLMTREFLPNTNAHLMNCWESDQEALIDFKNGLNDPANRLSSWKGSNCCQWWGISCDNTSGAVIAVDLRDPHQDGFQFFGRYVHPTISGDISPPLMTLKSLRHLDLSLNAFIDNPIPEFLGSLKNLQYLNLSNAGFSGAIPQNLGNLSSLQYFDLDNSMTLEWHSGLYVDNLDWVTGLVSLKHLDMDAVDLSNVGSHWIMKLNKFSSLTELHLSDCLRSNDLNSKIPDWLVNISSLVTLDLNSGKNNLTGTLPKFLEGIENCLSRKPLPSLQVLNLPNNHLVGKLPEWLTQLANLVELDLSSGNLLNGSVPASFRNLKAMTQVQNHNNYHLYGGLNGYYAENFVVTAKNQHLEFTKSLSLVVSLDLSGNNLNGDLPGEITNLLGLVFLNFSRNHISGHIPESISRLTQLSSLDLSHNKFSGAIPPSLGSLSFLGYLNLSDNDFTGDEDDDDTDKGSTIHKDNSNGGSFIDNWFYLSVGLGFVAGILFPFLAQYS; translated from the exons ATGGAGAGCCAAGTCCAGACCAGTTTCTGCTGGG GGCTTCCATTTATATTACTGCTTCTCTGCTTAATGACAAGAGAATTTCTTCCCAACACAAATGCTCACTTGATGAATTGCTGGGAGTCGGATCAAGAAGCTCTCATTGACTTCAAGAATGGTCTTAATGATCCTGCAAACCGGCTTTCTTCATGGAAGGGAAGCAACTGTTGCCAATGGTGGGGAATAAGTTGTGATAACACATCTGGAGCTGTTATTGCAGTTGATCTCCGTGATCCACATCAAGACGGATTTCAGTTTTTTGGCAGGTATGTACACCCTACTATCAGTGGGGATATAAGTCCTCCATTGATGACACTGAAGTCCTTGAGACATTTGGACTTGAGTTTAAATGCATTCATTGACAACCCAATTCCTGAATTTCTTGgatctttaaaaaatttgcaATATCTAAACCTTTCAAATGCTGGGTTTAGTGGTgcaattcctcaaaatttagGGAACCTTTCTAGCTTGCAGTATTTTGATCTTGATAATAGTATGACTTTGGAATGGCATTCGGGTTTATACGTTGATAATCTTGATTGGGTAACAGGTCTTGTTTCTCTTAAGCATCTTGACATGGATGCAGTTGATCTTTCAAATGTAGGATCACATTGGATTATGAAACTAAATAAGTTCTCATCCTTAACCGAGTTGCATCTATCTGATT GTCTTAGGTCTAATGACTTGAATTCAAAAATACCTGATTGGCTTGTTAATATTAGCAGCCTTGTTACTTTGGATTTAAACAGTG GAAAAAATAACTTGACAGGAACTTTGCCAAAATTCCTTGAAGGAATTGAAAATTGCCTTTCTAGGAAGCCACTGCCCAGTCTGCAGGTGTTGAACTTGCCAAACAATCATTTGGTTGGTAAACTACCGGAGTGGCTGACTCAGCTTGCGAATCTCGTTGAGCTTGATTTGTCCTCCG GAAATCTGTTAAATGGCAGCGTACCTGCTAGTTTTAGAAATCTCAAAGCTATGACCCAAGTTCAAAACCATAACAATTATCATTTATATGGGGGTTTGAATGGCTATTATGCAGAAAATTTTGTTGTGACAGCAAAAAACCAGCATCTGGAATTCACCAAGAGCCTCTCCCTTGTTGTCAGCTTAGATCTCTCGGGAAATAATTTGAATGGAGATCTTCCTGGAGAGATAACAAATTTGTTGGGCTTAGTGTTTCTGAACTTTTCTAGAAACCATATCAGTGGACACATTCCCGAAAGCATTTCGAGGTTGACACAATTGTCATCACTTGATCTCTCACACAATAAGTTTTCAGGTGCTATTCCTCCAAGTTTGGGATCTCTCTCATTTTTGGGGTATCTGAATCTATCAGACAATGACTTCACTG GTGATGAAGACGATGATGATACAGATAAGGGATCGACCATTCACAAGGATAATAGTAATGGTGGCAGCTTCATAGATAATTGGTTTTACCTGAGTGTTGGATTGGGATTTGTAGCAggaattctttttccttttctg GCTCAGTACTCTTGA
- the LOC132799171 gene encoding receptor-like protein EIX1 codes for METITGLPFMFLILCLVTREFLLNSDAQLTNCMDSDREALVDFKNGLHDPENRLSSWKGSNCCQWWGISCETTSGAVIAVDLHNPYPNNYDESTGTSGFWNLSGEIRPSLTKLKFLRLLDLSFNTFDGNTIPQFFGSLKNLQYLNLSNSGFRGPIPDSFGILQQNLTHLKLNDNALNGTLPESLGQLSELSTFDVSSNKLTGVVTEAHFLKLKKLSYLDLSSNSFKLNVNSNWVPPFQISSLSMRACHLGPSFPAWLKSQKQVMSLDFSNASLSGSIPNWFWEFSYPLLRLNLSFNQLAGQLPSRLEFSALGFPSQVIHLTGAVVDFSSNNFSGSIPKPRGINILDLSKNKLSGNIPNNISQSLVFLSIAYNQINGEIPASICNIGPYLKAIDLSNNNLTGSIPSSIGNCSDLSVLDISNNNLSGTIPTFLGQLGGLQTLHLHGNKLYGRLPSSFQNLSSLETLNLGNNRLSGVIPPWIGKGFERLRILSLRSNSFSGELPALLSNLSSLQILDLAENQLVGSIPPSFGHFKGMHMSQAQMINHYLLYRPSRSGIYILGGGNYEIVGSYYESFVVNMKGQPLRYTKTLSLVTALDLSGNNLSGDLPIEITNLLGLLVLDLSSNQITGHIPESISKLKELLSLDLSSNRFSGAIPQSLGSLSSLGYLNLSNNELSGPIPDKDQMLTFNASSFAGNVGLCGRQLAVKCPGDDKNGKPDKGRTAPKDAGNGDSFINKWFYLSIGLGFAAGILVPYLIMTMRKSWSIAYFDVVDKVVDRILYLWLKYRTTKQRTGRHQQRR; via the coding sequence ATGGAAACAATTACAGGGCTTCCATTTATGTTTCTGATTCTCTGCCTTGTGACAAGAGAATTTCTTCTCAACAGTGACGCTCAATTAACGAACTGCATGGATTCAGACCGAGAAGCTCTTGTTGACTTCAAGAATGGTCTTCATGATCCTGAGAACCGGCTTTCTTCATGGAAGGGAAGCAACTGTTGTCAATGGTGGGGAATAAGCTGTGAGACCACTTCTGGAGCAGTTATTGCAGTTGATCTCCATAACCCATATCCAAATAATTATGATGAATCTACAGGTACGTCTGGATTCTGGAACCTTAGTGGGGAAATTAGACCTTCATTGACGAAACTCAAGTTCTTGAGGCTTTTGGACTTGAGTTTCAACACATTTGATGGCAACACAATTCCTCAATTTTTTGGATCTTTGAAAAATTTGCAGTATCTGAACCTCTCTAATAGTGGGTTTAGGGGTCCCATCCCAGATTCTTTTGGAATATTACAGCAAAATCTTACCCATCTGAAACTAAATGACAATGCACTAAACGGGACTCTCCCAGAAAGTTTGGGACAACTTTCCGAGTTGTCTACATTTGATGTTTCTTCCAATAAATTGACAGGTGTAGTTACTGAAGCACAttttttaaagctaaaaaaGCTAAGTTATTTAGATCTGTCTTCAAACTCTTTCAAATTGAATGTCAATTCCAATTGGGTTCCCCCATTTCAAATCTCTTCTCTTTCAATGAGAGCCTGCCATTTGGGTCCTTCATTTCCTGCTTGGCTCAAGTCACAAAAGCAAGTAATGTCTTTGGATTTCTCAAATGCTAGCCTTTCTGGCTCCATACCTAACTGGTTTTGGGAATTTTCTTATCCCTTATTACGGTTGAATCTTTCTTTCAATCAACTAGCAGGTCAACTACCAAGTCGACTAGAGTTTAGTGCACTTGGCTTTCCAAGTCAAGTCATTCATTTAACGGGTGCAGTAGTTGATTTCAGCTCAAATAACTTCAGTGGGTCTATTCCTAAACCACGTGGCATTAACATACTCGATCTATCCAAAAATAAACTTTCTGGTAATATTCCAAATAATATAAGCCAGTCCTTGGTTTTCCTTTCTATTGCTTACAACCAGATAAATGGAGAAATCCCCGCTTCAATATGTAACATTGGTCCTTATCTTAAAGCCATTGATCTTTCCAATAACAACTTAACTGGAAGTATTCCATCAAGTATTGGAAATTGTTCTGATCTCTCTGTACTAGACATTAGTAATAACAACTTGTCTGGAACCATTCCTACCTTCTTGGGTCAATTAGGTGGGCTTCAAACATTGCACCTGCATGGCAACAAGCTCTACGGACGGCTCCCATCATCTTTCCAAAACTTATCTAGTTTGGAAACACTAAATCTTGGAAACAACAGATTAAGTGGTGTAATTCCACCATGGATTGGGAAAGGATTTGAAAGGCTAAGAATTCTTAGCTTGAGGTCTAATTCATTTTCAGGAGAACTTCCAGCTCTGCTATCAAACTTAAGCTCACTACAGATCCTGGACCTAGCAGAAAATCAGTTGGTAGGCAGTATTCCGCCTAGCTTTGGACATTTCAAAGGTATGCACATGTCACAAGCCCAAATGATTAACCATTATCTATTGTATAGGCCTTCCCGTAGTGGCATTTACATACTCGGAGGGGGAAACTACGAGATTGTTGGCAGCTACTATGAAAGCTTTGTTGTAAATATGAAAGGCCAGCCTCTAAGATATACGAAGACCCTTTCTCTTGTAACGGCACTAGACCTCTCAGGAAATAATTTGAGCGGAGATCTTCCTATAGAGATAACAAATTTGTTGGGTTTGCTCGTTCTCGACTTGTCAAGCAACCAAATTACTGGTCATATTCCCGAAAGCATTTCAAAGTTGAAGGAATTGCTTTCTCTTGATCTCTCCAGTAATAGGTTCTCCGGTGCGATTCCTCAAAGCTTGGGGTCACTTTCATCCCTGGGGTATCTGAATCTGTCAAACAATGAATTGTCTGGTCCTATTCCTGATAAAGATCAGATGCTCACCTTCAATGCATCCTCTTTTGCTGGAAATGTTGGCCTTTGTGGTCGTCAACTTGCTGTAAAATGTCCAGGTGATGATAAAAATGGGAAACCAGATAAGGGAAGGACAGCTCCCAAGGATGCTGGTAATGGTGACAGCTTCATTAATAAGTGGTTTTACTTGAGCATTGGATTGGGATTTGCAGCTGGAATTCTTGTTCCGTATTTGATAATGACGATGAGAAAATCTTGGAGCATAGCCTACTTTGATGTTGTTGATAAAGTTGTAGATAGAATACTATATTTGTGGTTGAAATATAGAACCACAAAGCAGAGGACAGGAAGGCATCAGCAAAGAAGATAA